One window of the Eucalyptus grandis isolate ANBG69807.140 chromosome 8, ASM1654582v1, whole genome shotgun sequence genome contains the following:
- the LOC104457257 gene encoding autophagy-related protein 101, with protein sequence MNCEVCNLKELEVEHYEIREVLRCVLHTIIFHRALGLVRPKEIDLELFEITYVQCGDPEVEKKIEEKIEQFIGWVEKHPNKKSQICLSFYEVKNKHGSWFSKQIEQLHWEHWYINLNVAQQPKVQSVKSHNSKVVDTGENNLEDRSIRRAALEASLRDVLFQIIRFVNDKKEHVPPIPNREGVISFPYEIILPSSSDSAFGMDMIKRMLQTGHPTMLS encoded by the exons ATGAACTGCGAAGTCTGCAATCTCAAAGAACTG GAGGTGGAGCACTACGAGATCCGGGAAGTGCTCCGAT GTGTACTGCACACTATCATCTTCCACCGAGCTTTAGGCCTTGTGCGGCCCAAAGAAATCGACTTGGAACTTTTCGAAATTACATAT GTGCAATGTGGGGATCCAGAagttgagaagaaaattgaagagaagaTAGAGCAATTCATTGGTTGGGTCGAGAAGCATCCAAATAAGAAAAGCCAG ATATGTTTATCCTTCTATGAAGTCAAAAACAAACATGGATCATGGTTCAGCAAACAAATTGAACAACTACATTGGGaacattggtatatcaatttgaatgTGGCCCAACAACCGAAAGTACAGTCTGTCAAGTCGCATAATTCCAAAGTTGTTGACACTGGGG aGAATAACCTAGAGGATAGAAGCATCCGCAGGGCAGCACTGGAAGCCTCGCTTCGGGATGTTCTGTTTCAGATAATAAGATTCGTGAATGACAAAAAGGAACATGTACCCCCAATCCCAAATCGCGAAGGAGTCATCTCATTTCCATATGAAATTATTCTCCCAAG TTCATCGGATTCTGCATTTGGAATGGACATGATCAAGAGGATGCTTCAGACTGGACATCCTACTATGCTGAGCTGA
- the LOC104457258 gene encoding dof zinc finger protein DOF2.4: MIQELLGSPALIGERKISMNHGAVILEGMPSPSPCFSPSPTPSPPSSSSSAITKTTAQATATATTTGNGTSTTTNSSNPENLRCPRCDSANTKFCYYNNYNLTQPRHFCKTCRRYWTKGGALRNVPIGGGCRKNKSSAVSSSASKSSASKFKNLSSEIGRSSFVSAFDPEISQSQVLWASPQSSHILALLRANQNPNPSSLGHQASPFMTLKEETNLIGNHMMPEPGIAESAMNNARNLGMIDPLIHVPSSCTSFLRGNHQQVPHQLSHHQQNGIILSGEAQNSGIQSLYQRLRASTGNNYGYSEHSPAILSSVASTPPLSSSLSSSILESVPATATSELGYWNPAFCVSDLPNANGSYP; this comes from the coding sequence atgaTTCAAGAGCTGTTGGGAAGTCCTGCACTTATAGGAGAGAGGAAAATCTCCATGAACCATGGCGCGGTTATTTTAGAGGGCatgccttctccttctccttgcTTCTCTCCATCTCCCACGCCTTcgcctccttcttcttcctcctctgccATCACAAAGACGACAGCACAAGCGACGGCAACGGCAACAACCACCGGTAACGGGACTTCGACAACAACGAACTCATCAAATCCCGAGAACCTGAGGTGCCCACGCTGTGATTCTGCAAATACCAAGTTTTGCTACTACAACAACTACAACCTCACGCAGCCTCGCCACTTCTGTAAGACGTGCCGCCGCTATTGGACCAAAGGAGGAGCACTAAGGAATGTTCCTATCGGAGGAGGATGCAGAAAGAACAAGAGCTCAGCTGTGTCATCCTCTGCCTCCAAATCGAGCGCTTCCAAGTTCAAGAACTTATCGTCTGAGATCGGACGGTCGAGTTTTGTCAGTGCTTTCGATCCTGAAATCTCACAGAGCCAGGTCCTTTGGGCCTCACCCCAGAGTTCCCACATCCTGGCCCTCCTGAGAGCCAATCAGAACCCTAACCCTAGTAGCCTTGGTCACCAAGCCTCTCCCTTTATGACTCTGAAGGAAGAGACCAATCTGATTGGAAACCACATGATGCCTGAGCCAGGAATTGCAGAGAGTGCAATGAATAATGCGAGAAACCTGGGCATGATTGACCCTCTCATTCATGTTCCTTCCTCTTGCACCTCCTTTTTGAGAGGTAACCATCAACAAGTCCCACACCAACTCAGCCATCACCAACAAAATGGTATTATCCTCAGTGGTGAAGCTCAAAACTCCGGGATACAATCGCTATACCAAAGGCTCAGAGCTTCCACAGGTAATAATTATGGTTACAGTGAGCACTCGCCGGCAATTCTAAGCAGCGTGGCAAGTACCCCGCCGCTGTCATCTTCCCTGTCCTCGTCCATTCTAGAGTCAGTCCCAGCCACGGCGACAAGTGAACTCGGGTACTGGAACCCGGCTTTCTGTGTGTCAGA